The window AGTTTAAGTATTTGATTAATAAAAAACGCACCGTAAAGATGCGCTTTAAAAATTTATTTTGTAGGGTATTTTTGATTTAAAGCTTGAAGAATTGCCCATGTTTCGGCATCCATTATCCCATTGTAGTTTTGAGGCCTGAAGTGATACTGCAATGCTTCAATTGTTTTTTTCGTTGCATCATCCCACTTTCCGTTAGGGAAAACTTCGTAACCAAATTTTTGCAATGCAGTCTGAACCAAAAAGATGAACGGAGACTCATTATACCTCGTTGAAACATCGGTTTGTGCTGAAGTCAAAAGACTCTGTTTTGCAGCTTCATCATACCACATCCCAATCTGATATTCGTCGTACAATTTTTTCCAAGGAAACTGTGGACCCGGATCTTGTTTTCTCGTTGGAGCAATATCTGAATGTGCCAAAACATTGGTTGCAGGAATATTATATCTGGTTACAATATCTTTCGCTAAAGCTGCCACTTTTTTAACCTGATCATCGCTAAAAGGCTGAAATGTTTTTGCACCAGTTGCATCTGCAGTATAACCCATATTTACGATTTCAATTCCAATTGAAGTATCGTTTAGGTTTTTATCTGCGCGCCACGCACTTACTCCTGCGTGATAAGAACGTTTGTTTTCGTCTACCAATTGATAGATTTCATTGTCACCTAAATTATTTACCAGATAATGCGCACTCACTCCTTGCTGAGTAAGAACTGTTACCGATTTGTCATCCGGTAAAACCGTATAGTGTAAAATAAGATATTTTTGTCTGAAGTTTTGAGCAATTGCAGGGAAATGAGTCTTCACCACTTTATATCCTGCAGGTTTTGCAGAAACTATAGAACCGTAGCTTGCCGTGTTATCGTTTTTAGTAATGTCTGCAATATTTGTAGTAAAAAATTCTACGCCGCTTTCTTTTGTGATTTGCGGTTTTATTTTCTCCTGAGAAGTAGAATTAGTTACAGTTTTTGGTTGTGTGACTGTAGTTTTCGGGCGGTACGTATTTTTTTTAATATTTTTTTTTGAGGTACAAGAAAAAACAAGTGTGCTTAAGCTGATGATATATAATGTCTTACGCATTAGTTTAAATTTTTAATCATTTATAAGCGTAAAAATACACAATTTTTTTCTGAAATTTATTTGGTAAATAAAGAAATCTGTTCTATATTTGCACTCGCAATAACGGAGCAGCGATCATTCAAAAAGACGTTATTTAGGAGAGTTGCCTGAGTGGCCGAAAGGACATGTTTGCTAAACATGCGTACTGGTAACGGTACCAAGGGTTCGAATCCCTTACTCTCCGCATTTATTATTCTCGGGGCGTAGCGTAGTCCGGTCATCGCGCCTGGTTTGGGACCAGGAGGTCGCAGGTTCGAATCCTGCCGCCCCGACTGTTTTGGTAATTTTCTCAAAATTACACAATGGGTGCGTAGCTCAGCTGGATAGAGCATCTGCCTTCTAAGCAGACGGTCTCAGGTTCGAATCCTGACGCGCTCACTTAAAACTCACAATTTTTATTGTGAGTTTTTTTTTGTTTTATATATTTTGAAATTCCTATCATTTTCATTTGATTTCAATACTTTTTTAATTTCAATCAATCGCCAGACCTTCTTCATTAATTTCAAACAAATTTACCCTTTCACTGCTTCAATTAAACAACTCACAAAACCTTTTAAATACACAAAACTAAGAAATACATATAAAGTAATCCCGAATATGGTTTACGTTGTTTTTTTATGGCTCAAAGTTCCGTTTTTAATATCTAAATTTAGGCCGCTCAATTATTGATAGCCTTAAAACTACCGAGAGCTTAGATAAAACTAAAACAATGAGAATAAATAATTAATTATGAAAAAAATAAAATTACATTTATTAATCATTACAAGTATTACAACGCTTGTAAGTAACAATGTATTTAGCCAAATAAATTCTAAAGAAGTAGATGCGCTTGTTACAAATGCAATGGGAAAATTTAATGTTGCAGGAGTTGCTGTTGCCATTGTAAAAGATGGAAAAATAATTCACAAAAAAGGATACGGCATAAAATCAATAGACAACAAATTACCTGTTGATGAACATACAAATTTCGAAATCGCCTCAAACAGCAAGGCTTTTACCACCGCTGCCCTATCAATTTTAGTAGATGAAGGAAAAATTTCATGGACTGATAAAGTCAAAAAATACATTCCTGAATTTAAAATGTACAATGACTATGTGACAGAAAACTTCACTATTGAAGATTTACTATCCCATCGAAGCGGTCTTGGTTTAGGAGCTGGTGACCTCATGATGTTTCCAGATGGCACAGACTTTACCATTAAAGATGTGGTAACGTCATTTCAGCACTTTAAGCCAGTTTCAGGTTTCCGAACACAATTTGATTATGATAATCAATTGTATTTAGTGGCGGGCGAAGTCACGGCAAGAATAAGCGGAATGACCTGGGAAGCTTTTATACAAAAACGCATCTTGGAACCTTTACAAATGAAAAATTCGTTCAGTTCCATCAATCAATTAAAAGACATAAATACAATGGCTTCTCCGCATTCATCAGAATCAGGTACGATAAAAAAAATACCACTATTTGGAGCAATGGTAAATGGTGCTGCCGGAGGAATGATATCAAATGTTGACGATATGTCTAAATGGATGCTTACTCAGTTAAATAAAGGTAAATATGGAGCCAATCTAGACCAACAGCTTTTCACAGAAGAAAGACAAAGCGAAATGTGGACCATACACACTGTTGAAAAAGCAAATCCCAACCCAAGATACAACCAACACTTCAATGGGTACGGATTAGGCTGGGACTTATCGGACATTAAAGGGAATTTAAGCGTATCGCATACCGGTGGTTTACCAGGAATGCTTTCTATTGTTAGCATGATTCCTGATTTAAATTTAGGTATTGTTATTTTAACAAATACGGAAAATGGCGGAGCCGGCCTTTTTTCTTCAGTAAGCCAAACTATTATCGACAGTTATTTAGGATTGAATGATCATGGTTGGGTAGATAAATATGCAGCTCATCTTCAGGCTCAAAAAAAATCAGGAGATGAAGTAACCAAAAAAGTTTGGGAAACGGTAAGCAAAGCAAAAAATACAACTTTAAAAAATGAAGATTTAATCGGTTTGTATGAAGATAAATGGTTTGGAAAAGTAGAAATTTCATTAAAAGGAAATCAACTATGGTTTAAATCGTATCGTTCACCAAAATTAAATGGACCTATGAGTTTTTACAAAGCAAATACTTTTGCCATTAAATGGGAATTCCAAGGTATGAATGGCGATGCATTTGCCATGTTTAGTTTAGATGAAGAAGGCAAAGCACAAAGCATAAAAATGAAAGGCATCTCACCGGAAATAGATTTCAGCTACGATTTTCAAGATTTAGACTTACAAAAAGTAAAGAATTAAACAATTCGACCACAGTCTTTTACACAAACAAAAACTCACAGTAAATATTGTGAGTTTTTTTATGAGTTCCCGTGTTTTTAACGCTTATTTTAAATTCTAACTATATAACTACATACGAGGCCGTTAAAATTCCAAAGCTATCTCTTGGTAAAATACCTTAATTAATCTTCTACAAATTTCCTTCTTGCAGCTTTCATTCCAAAATAAAACATTATTGTAATTGAAAGTGCTAAAAAGTAAAACGACCATTTCCAGGAAGCATCAAAATCATGTAGTTTACCAAAAATAGCGGGTCCGAAAGCTGCTATTAAATACCCTACAGACTGTGCCATTCCTGAAATTTTAATAGCATTGGCACTAGATTTTGTTCGTAAAGAGAAAAATAAAATTGATAAACTAAACGACAAACCATTCGACAAGCCTAATAAAATAGCTGTTACATAAATCCATTCAGATTTCAACCAGGCAAACATCAAAACACTGGTGAGCATCAATAAAAAGATAAAAACAATCATCACTTTTTGATTTTTCATTTTATTGGCAATAATTGGCCCTACAAAAGTGATTGGAATCATCGAGATTTGTATGATAAATAAGATCCAACCCGGTTCGTTTTCCTTCATTCCATAGTCGCCAAGAACCGCAGGTAACCACGAGATTAACGAATAATACACCAAAGACTGAAGTCCCATAAAAACACTGATATTCCACGCCTGTTTAGATTTAAACATATTAAAATCTGACTTCGAAAGTGAGGCTCCAGTATGCTGTGATCGGGATTTATTCAACAATAATTCTACTGCTACAACAAATAATGCCAATAACGCAATTACAAGCCAAACTCCTAAAGAACCACGCCATCCGTAACCCGTCCACTCTCCAAGACTTACGCTATATCCTGAAGCTAAAGCCGCAGTAAGATTCATAGAAACAGCAAAAATACCAGTCATTAAACCTATCTGTTTAGGGAAATTATTTTTAATATAACCCGGCGTAATAACATTTCCGATACAAACTCCTAAACCAATAAATACTGACCCAGTAAATAAAGTCCAGACCGAGCCAAATACTCGCATAAAAAGCCCGAAACTTAAAATGATCAATGCGTATAATAAAAACCGGTTGATACTGAAGCGGTGCGAAAACTTACTCACCAAAACTGAGCAACCCGCAAACATCATAAGAGGAATTGATGTAAGCATACTGCTTTGCAGATTATTTAAATGAAGCGAATTGCTGATTTGATTAAGTACCGGACCTACAGAAGTAATGGGCGAACGCAGGTTACTGGACACTAAAATCAAAACCAATACATTTACCACCAACAGGATGTAAGAAAACCCCTCTATTGTTTTATTTTTCATGATGCTTTATAAAATTGATATTGCAAAATTAGTATGGTTATTTTATATAAGTTTGCCATAATATCAATCTGAAACGACAATATTTTCCGCTTGAACTTTAAATGTTGATAAAATTTAAAACCTCATTCTGTTTTAAAAACATAATTCTATTTTTCTAATTTTTAACCTGCAATGATTAACACTCCTATTGCTAAAGTGAAATTATAAAATTATTTTTCAATTTTATAATGTACGGTAAGTAAATGGTTACCAACATCGTTAGAGGTGTTAACGAGTGAAATTTAAATATTCATTAAAAATTATTTCAGATTTTATTTTGAAATATAAAAAAAACTCCTATCTTTGCACTCAGAAAAAACAAGGTAACATCTTGTTAAAAAAATGACCTTTAATCGGGGCGTAGCGTAGTCCGGTCATCGCGCCTGGTTTGGGACCAGGAGGTCGCAGGTTCGAATCCTGCCGCCCCGACTGTTTTAGTAGTTTTCTCAAAATTATTTAATGGGTGCGTAGCTCAGCTGGATAGAGCATCTGCCTTCTAAGCAGACGGTCTCAGGTTCGAATCCTGACGCGCTCACTTAAAACTCACAATTTTTATTGTGAGTTTTTTTTTGTTTTAAAGGTATATTTTTAACAAAATCTAAAAGGTTATCAAAACTTTTCAAAAGCAACGAATTTATCATTGACATCTTTTTCAAATTTTTTCTTTATTTTTAATCAAGTTATTTGAGACCTTTAAAAAGATGACAATACCGTCGGAATTATTAAAACATTTGGAGCACCTTCACCAGCTTGATGATGAAGAACGTATTGCGTTGTCACAAATCGCTAAACCTTTATTTCTTCCAAAAAAAACAAAGCTTGTAGAGTCAGGAGATATGTTTGAGCATGTTTTTGTGCTCACTACCGGCTTATTGCGTTGGTATTTCGATTCGGATGAGGGTATAGAAAGTAATATGTTTTTCACCTCTGAAAAAGAACACGCTGTCATTGTTGGTATTCCTGAATATTACGAAGGACAAAGAGAAACAAAATATACGATTGAAGCATTGGTAGATACTCAATTATTGCTGTTTCCAAAAGATACTTTCGAAGAATTGGCATTTCAGCACAAAGGTATTTTTCAGTTTTATATCAAATCTTTAAAAATTATCATAGATACGCTGCGCATCCGTACAGAAGATTCGTGCGGCAACTCTCCCAGTACACGTTACGAAACGTTTCTTAAAAATCGTCCTTACATTACAAGAAATGCAAACCGTAAGTATATCGCCAATTTTTTAGGAATTACACCCAATTCTTTATCCAGATTAACAGCCCGTATACAAAAAAAATCACCTCCGAAAAAATAACTTAAGAATAGTTTTTCAGAGTTTCTTCGTTTTAATTTTGCACTGTACAAAAACCTGTATTACAGAACATTGTACAAAAAGTATGATTTAAAACAAAAAAAACAATGAACAAAAAAATTCTAAGAATAGCTTCAATAAGCTTATTTCTTCTGTTTGCAAATAACACCGTAAATGCCCAAACTCAACCCATAGAAGAAATAGGTACTTACATTACCCAAAACATGTCATTTCTTACTATGACACCGTTACAGGTAGATCAGATTTATCAAATCAATGTACAAGCCGCTACAGCTATAGAAAATTTAGACCAAAAAAGCTTTGCTCAAAATTCTTCACAAAAAGAAAATTTAGAAAGTTTTGCAAAAATCTTAAAAGAAAGAAACCTTGCACTACAAGAAATCCTTTCGCCTGCACAGTTCCAGCTTTTTCAGGAAAATAAAATCGCAAGAGCCGCTACTTTCAGAACGATGGTTATGGCACGTATTCTAGATTTAAGCAACGACCAGTTGACTCCGGTTTTCAACATCAATCAAAAAGTAGTAGAAAATGTAAGAAAAGATTTAGATGCTTACTTTTCTTCCGAAAATAATAGAGGTAAAAATAATACTCAGCGAAAACTACACAAAGCATTGAAGAAAGCCGACAAAGCTTTTGACCAGGTTTTAAGTTCGCAGCAAATTACCATTTACCATGAAAATGCCGATTTCTTACGCAGTGTACTTCGTGAAGAATACGGAACTAAAAATTAGTTTTTTATCATGCTTTATGATTCTCGGTATTATCTTAACTGATATGCCGGGATTTTTATCCCAAATTTATTTTTACCATGCAAAAATTACTTACAATACT is drawn from Chryseobacterium muglaense and contains these coding sequences:
- a CDS encoding CynX/NimT family MFS transporter; protein product: MKNKTIEGFSYILLVVNVLVLILVSSNLRSPITSVGPVLNQISNSLHLNNLQSSMLTSIPLMMFAGCSVLVSKFSHRFSINRFLLYALIILSFGLFMRVFGSVWTLFTGSVFIGLGVCIGNVITPGYIKNNFPKQIGLMTGIFAVSMNLTAALASGYSVSLGEWTGYGWRGSLGVWLVIALLALFVVAVELLLNKSRSQHTGASLSKSDFNMFKSKQAWNISVFMGLQSLVYYSLISWLPAVLGDYGMKENEPGWILFIIQISMIPITFVGPIIANKMKNQKVMIVFIFLLMLTSVLMFAWLKSEWIYVTAILLGLSNGLSFSLSILFFSLRTKSSANAIKISGMAQSVGYLIAAFGPAIFGKLHDFDASWKWSFYFLALSITIMFYFGMKAARRKFVED
- a CDS encoding Crp/Fnr family transcriptional regulator; this translates as MTIPSELLKHLEHLHQLDDEERIALSQIAKPLFLPKKTKLVESGDMFEHVFVLTTGLLRWYFDSDEGIESNMFFTSEKEHAVIVGIPEYYEGQRETKYTIEALVDTQLLLFPKDTFEELAFQHKGIFQFYIKSLKIIIDTLRIRTEDSCGNSPSTRYETFLKNRPYITRNANRKYIANFLGITPNSLSRLTARIQKKSPPKK
- a CDS encoding N-acetylmuramoyl-L-alanine amidase, which encodes MRKTLYIISLSTLVFSCTSKKNIKKNTYRPKTTVTQPKTVTNSTSQEKIKPQITKESGVEFFTTNIADITKNDNTASYGSIVSAKPAGYKVVKTHFPAIAQNFRQKYLILHYTVLPDDKSVTVLTQQGVSAHYLVNNLGDNEIYQLVDENKRSYHAGVSAWRADKNLNDTSIGIEIVNMGYTADATGAKTFQPFSDDQVKKVAALAKDIVTRYNIPATNVLAHSDIAPTRKQDPGPQFPWKKLYDEYQIGMWYDEAAKQSLLTSAQTDVSTRYNESPFIFLVQTALQKFGYEVFPNGKWDDATKKTIEALQYHFRPQNYNGIMDAETWAILQALNQKYPTK
- a CDS encoding serine hydrolase produces the protein MKKIKLHLLIITSITTLVSNNVFSQINSKEVDALVTNAMGKFNVAGVAVAIVKDGKIIHKKGYGIKSIDNKLPVDEHTNFEIASNSKAFTTAALSILVDEGKISWTDKVKKYIPEFKMYNDYVTENFTIEDLLSHRSGLGLGAGDLMMFPDGTDFTIKDVVTSFQHFKPVSGFRTQFDYDNQLYLVAGEVTARISGMTWEAFIQKRILEPLQMKNSFSSINQLKDINTMASPHSSESGTIKKIPLFGAMVNGAAGGMISNVDDMSKWMLTQLNKGKYGANLDQQLFTEERQSEMWTIHTVEKANPNPRYNQHFNGYGLGWDLSDIKGNLSVSHTGGLPGMLSIVSMIPDLNLGIVILTNTENGGAGLFSSVSQTIIDSYLGLNDHGWVDKYAAHLQAQKKSGDEVTKKVWETVSKAKNTTLKNEDLIGLYEDKWFGKVEISLKGNQLWFKSYRSPKLNGPMSFYKANTFAIKWEFQGMNGDAFAMFSLDEEGKAQSIKMKGISPEIDFSYDFQDLDLQKVKN